From the Leucobacter denitrificans genome, one window contains:
- the purE gene encoding 5-(carboxyamino)imidazole ribonucleotide mutase produces the protein MSETTPRETSQGGSPLVGIIMGSDSDFSVMSDAVQMLREFGIAHEVEVVSAHRTPDKMVTYAREAADRGLKVIIAGAGGAAHLPGMVASMTTLPVIGVPVPLAKLDGLDSLLSIVQMPGGIPVATVSIGGAKNAGILAARVLGASDPQLRAKLDAYAQGLTDMVEEKNAALKARVAASE, from the coding sequence ATGAGCGAAACGACGCCGCGCGAAACGAGCCAGGGCGGCAGCCCACTCGTGGGCATCATCATGGGATCCGACTCCGACTTTTCGGTGATGAGTGACGCGGTGCAGATGCTGCGCGAGTTCGGCATCGCGCACGAGGTCGAGGTGGTGAGCGCGCATCGCACCCCCGACAAGATGGTCACCTACGCGCGCGAGGCGGCGGATCGGGGCCTCAAAGTCATCATCGCCGGTGCAGGTGGTGCCGCGCACCTACCCGGCATGGTTGCTTCGATGACAACGTTGCCTGTGATCGGGGTTCCCGTGCCGCTCGCGAAGCTCGACGGGCTCGATTCGCTGCTGTCGATTGTGCAGATGCCGGGCGGAATCCCCGTTGCGACGGTGTCGATTGGTGGTGCGAAGAACGCGGGCATTCTGGCTGCGCGGGTGCTTGGCGCGAGCGATCCACAACTGCGCGCGAAGCTCGATGCATATGCGCAAGGCCTCACCGACATGGTGGAAGAGAAGAACGCGGCGCTCAAGGCACGCGTTGCCGCCAGCGAATAG
- a CDS encoding MFS transporter — protein MNATPDFTSDVPDRRFQQGGRAYKRTLIALFCAGLANFALMYAPQPLLPELATRFQVSADASSWVIGATTIGVALGVLPLARLSDRVGRVRLMRWAPTSRAPRSVGSRGALWRRWSPTGGA, from the coding sequence GTGAACGCCACACCCGACTTCACGTCTGACGTCCCTGACCGGCGGTTTCAGCAAGGCGGCCGCGCCTACAAGCGCACACTCATCGCACTATTCTGCGCGGGTCTCGCGAACTTCGCGCTCATGTATGCTCCGCAGCCGCTGCTGCCAGAGCTCGCAACCCGATTTCAGGTCAGCGCCGACGCCTCATCGTGGGTCATCGGCGCCACGACGATCGGGGTCGCGCTCGGCGTGCTGCCGCTCGCGAGGCTATCTGACCGCGTTGGCCGGGTGCGCCTCATGCGGTGGGCACCTACATCGCGGGCACCACGGTCGGTGGGCTCGCGGGGCGCATTGTGGCGGCGATGGTCGCCGACTGGTGGTGCCTAA
- a CDS encoding mannosyltransferase codes for MATLSLIAEPFPDWEAPMHFAGAHDLVNAIASTAPRSCSARFLLARGSHAPEFASPKIAVEVLPMRASSLPILWQSNATARPLDGEMTHSITPMMPLRARSDDDGTQSTVTVPHALAWEAPELLSPAQARLVRAFVKRAVRFADIIVTTSHSTASLLQNMYGYNLPVQVIPPVAPNVLLAGVDSAARRARLGLPERYMVTTANNDEAGRLHWVYNALEADSTLPHVVVITGLDPVVQGKGQAPTSELASRIPERLRNRITVVAADDLRDAGAVISGASLMLQPQSFAATGYPVIAALMSKVPVLHAGVDATGELVLDGGLAESDPVGFASALSRLFIASPGDGTSEFERLTVQAADRGRTFSWEGVAWQLWETHATI; via the coding sequence CCTCATCGCCGAACCCTTCCCCGATTGGGAAGCTCCGATGCATTTTGCGGGCGCACACGACCTGGTCAATGCCATCGCCAGCACGGCTCCCCGCAGTTGTAGCGCGCGATTTCTTCTCGCCCGCGGCAGCCACGCACCCGAGTTCGCTTCGCCGAAGATCGCTGTCGAGGTGCTGCCCATGCGTGCGAGTTCGCTGCCAATTCTCTGGCAGTCGAACGCGACCGCGAGGCCGCTCGACGGCGAAATGACCCACTCGATCACCCCGATGATGCCGCTGCGTGCTCGGAGCGACGACGACGGCACCCAGTCGACCGTCACTGTGCCCCACGCGCTCGCGTGGGAGGCACCCGAGCTGCTTTCACCCGCACAGGCGCGGCTGGTTCGCGCGTTCGTGAAACGGGCCGTGAGGTTCGCCGACATTATCGTGACGACCTCTCACTCAACCGCGTCGCTGCTGCAGAACATGTACGGGTACAACTTGCCCGTGCAGGTGATTCCACCGGTTGCCCCGAACGTGTTGCTTGCCGGCGTCGACTCTGCCGCGAGACGCGCGCGCCTCGGTCTACCCGAGCGTTATATGGTCACCACGGCAAACAACGACGAAGCGGGCCGGCTGCACTGGGTCTACAACGCTCTCGAGGCCGACTCCACGCTCCCACACGTTGTGGTCATCACCGGCCTCGATCCGGTGGTGCAGGGCAAGGGGCAGGCACCCACCTCCGAGCTCGCGAGCCGTATTCCAGAGCGTCTACGCAACCGCATCACTGTGGTGGCCGCCGACGATCTGCGCGACGCGGGTGCTGTCATCTCAGGCGCAAGCCTCATGCTGCAGCCGCAGTCGTTCGCCGCAACCGGTTACCCGGTTATCGCGGCGCTCATGTCGAAGGTTCCGGTGCTGCACGCCGGCGTCGACGCGACGGGTGAGCTCGTGCTCGACGGTGGCCTCGCCGAGTCAGACCCGGTTGGTTTTGCCAGCGCGCTCTCGCGCCTCTTTATCGCGAGCCCCGGCGACGGTACGAGCGAGTTTGAGCGGCTCACCGTGCAAGCAGCGGATCGGGGCCGCACCTTCTCCTGGGAGGGCGTCGCCTGGCAGTTGTGGGAAACCCACGCCACGATCTAG